Proteins encoded within one genomic window of Triticum aestivum cultivar Chinese Spring chromosome 2D, IWGSC CS RefSeq v2.1, whole genome shotgun sequence:
- the LOC123054375 gene encoding uncharacterized membrane protein At1g16860 isoform X2: MGSRFPSHQLSSGLYVSGRPEQPKEKAPTFGSNVMPYTGGDTKKSGELGKMFELHAERSRKSGPLGSAPSRNPSFGGAASNSGPVSNAGGRSNYSGSLSSSVPGAGGSARAKSNSGPLNKHGEPVKRSSGPQSGGVTPMARQNSGPLPPMLPTTGLITSGPVTSGPLNSSGAPRRKVSGSLDPAASMKARATSLAHNQAVTTLTSEGGFSVMGSISKRGVLRFVNSCPDTDLRTAKDGEYVKVTGVVTCGNFPLESSFQRIPRCVYTSTRLYEYRGWDSKTANPKHRRFTWGLRTAERHAVDFYISDFQSGLRALVRTGSGARVTPYVDESVVIDVNPENKDMSPEFLRWLRERNLSSDGRKMRLKEGYIKEGSTVSVMGVVQKNESVLMIVPPSEPISSGCQWGSCFFPANLEGLVVRCEDTSDMDVIPV; the protein is encoded by the exons ATGGGTTCTAGATTTCCATCACATCAGCTGAGCAGTGGCCTTTATGTATCTGGCCGACCTGAGCAACCTAAGGAGAAGGCCCCGACCTTTGGATCCAATGTGATGCCATACACTGGTGGTGACACCAAGAAATCTGGGGAGCTTGGGAAGATGTTTGAGCTCCATGCTGAAAGATCTAGAAAATCTGGTCCTCTAGGCAGTGCGCCTTCGAGAAATCCTTCATTTGGCGGTGCTGCTTCCAACTCTGGACCTGTGTCTAATGCTGGTGGTCGGTCAAACTACTCTGGTTCTCTTTCATCTTCAGTTCCTGGCGCCGGaggatcagcaagagcaaaatctaaCTCCGGACCACTCAATAAGCATGGAGAACCAGTAAAGAGGTCATCTGGTCCCCAGTCTGGAGGTGTGACCCCAATGGCTCGCCAGAATTCCGGCCCTCTCCCTCCAATGCTTCCTACGACTGGGCTTATCACATCTGGCCCTGTTACTTCTGGACCACTGAATTCGTCTGGTGCCCCAAGAAGGAAAGTATCTGGATCTCTTGATCCTGCTGCATCGATGAAGGCACGGGCCACATCACTTGCTCACAACCAGGCTGTTACTACACTCACCAGTGAAGGTGGTTTCTCAGTTATGGGAAGCATTTCAAA GAGAGGCGTGCTCAGGTTTGTCAATAGCTGTCCTGATACTGATCTCAGAACTGCAAAGGATGGAGAGTATGTGAAGGTTACAGGG GTTGTTACGTGTGGAAATTTCCCCCTGGAGTCCTCATTTCAAAGGATTCCGAGATGTGTGTACACTTCAACTAGGCTGTATGAGTATAGGGGCTGGGATTCAAAAACTGCAAACCCCAAGCATCGCCGGTTTACCTGGGGATTACGGACAGCAGAG CGACATGCGGTCGATTTCTACATTTCAGATTTTCAGTCTGGGCTTCGAGCATTGGTGAGAACAGGAAGCGGTGCACGGGTGACACCATATGTCGATGAATCGGTAGTAATTGACGTCAATCCTGAGAACAAGGACATGTCTCCTGAATTTCTAAGATGGCTACGAGAAAGGAATCTCTCAAGTGATGGTCGGAAAATGCGCCTAAAAGAAGG ATACATCAAGGAAGGCAGCACTGTGAGTGTGATGGGGGTCGTTCAAAAGAATGAGAGCGTCTTGATGATAGTACCTCCATCAGAGCCCATCTCATCTGGTTGCCAGTGGGGGAGTTGTTTCTTCCCAGCAAACCTTGAAGGACTAGTCGTGAGATGTGAAGATACTTCAGACATGGATGTCATACCAGTATAG
- the LOC123054375 gene encoding uncharacterized membrane protein At1g16860 isoform X1 gives MGSRFPSHQLSSGLYVSGRPEQPKEKAPTFGSNVMPYTGGDTKKSGELGKMFELHAERSRKSGPLGSAPSRNPSFGGAASNSGPVSNAGGRSNYSGSLSSSVPGAGGSARAKSNSGPLNKHGEPVKRSSGPQSGGVTPMARQNSGPLPPMLPTTGLITSGPVTSGPLNSSGAPRRKVSGSLDPAASMKARATSLAHNQAVTTLTSEGGFSVMGSISKWVFWLVITLLLFGFAVGLFILIAVHNAIVLIVVVAMIGSVAALVSWNVWRGRRGVLRFVNSCPDTDLRTAKDGEYVKVTGVVTCGNFPLESSFQRIPRCVYTSTRLYEYRGWDSKTANPKHRRFTWGLRTAERHAVDFYISDFQSGLRALVRTGSGARVTPYVDESVVIDVNPENKDMSPEFLRWLRERNLSSDGRKMRLKEGYIKEGSTVSVMGVVQKNESVLMIVPPSEPISSGCQWGSCFFPANLEGLVVRCEDTSDMDVIPV, from the exons ATGGGTTCTAGATTTCCATCACATCAGCTGAGCAGTGGCCTTTATGTATCTGGCCGACCTGAGCAACCTAAGGAGAAGGCCCCGACCTTTGGATCCAATGTGATGCCATACACTGGTGGTGACACCAAGAAATCTGGGGAGCTTGGGAAGATGTTTGAGCTCCATGCTGAAAGATCTAGAAAATCTGGTCCTCTAGGCAGTGCGCCTTCGAGAAATCCTTCATTTGGCGGTGCTGCTTCCAACTCTGGACCTGTGTCTAATGCTGGTGGTCGGTCAAACTACTCTGGTTCTCTTTCATCTTCAGTTCCTGGCGCCGGaggatcagcaagagcaaaatctaaCTCCGGACCACTCAATAAGCATGGAGAACCAGTAAAGAGGTCATCTGGTCCCCAGTCTGGAGGTGTGACCCCAATGGCTCGCCAGAATTCCGGCCCTCTCCCTCCAATGCTTCCTACGACTGGGCTTATCACATCTGGCCCTGTTACTTCTGGACCACTGAATTCGTCTGGTGCCCCAAGAAGGAAAGTATCTGGATCTCTTGATCCTGCTGCATCGATGAAGGCACGGGCCACATCACTTGCTCACAACCAGGCTGTTACTACACTCACCAGTGAAGGTGGTTTCTCAGTTATGGGAAGCATTTCAAAGTGGGTATTCTGGCTAGTGATCACACTCTTGCTGTTCGGGTTTGCAGTAGGTCTCTTCATTCTTATTGCTGTTCACAATGCGATTGTGCTGATAGTTGTTGTTGCAATGATTGGTTCTGTTGCTGCACTTGTGTCTTGGAATGTTTGGCGGGGCAGGAGAGGCGTGCTCAGGTTTGTCAATAGCTGTCCTGATACTGATCTCAGAACTGCAAAGGATGGAGAGTATGTGAAGGTTACAGGG GTTGTTACGTGTGGAAATTTCCCCCTGGAGTCCTCATTTCAAAGGATTCCGAGATGTGTGTACACTTCAACTAGGCTGTATGAGTATAGGGGCTGGGATTCAAAAACTGCAAACCCCAAGCATCGCCGGTTTACCTGGGGATTACGGACAGCAGAG CGACATGCGGTCGATTTCTACATTTCAGATTTTCAGTCTGGGCTTCGAGCATTGGTGAGAACAGGAAGCGGTGCACGGGTGACACCATATGTCGATGAATCGGTAGTAATTGACGTCAATCCTGAGAACAAGGACATGTCTCCTGAATTTCTAAGATGGCTACGAGAAAGGAATCTCTCAAGTGATGGTCGGAAAATGCGCCTAAAAGAAGG ATACATCAAGGAAGGCAGCACTGTGAGTGTGATGGGGGTCGTTCAAAAGAATGAGAGCGTCTTGATGATAGTACCTCCATCAGAGCCCATCTCATCTGGTTGCCAGTGGGGGAGTTGTTTCTTCCCAGCAAACCTTGAAGGACTAGTCGTGAGATGTGAAGATACTTCAGACATGGATGTCATACCAGTATAG